In Paenibacillus sp. G2S3, a single window of DNA contains:
- a CDS encoding glycoside hydrolase family 18 protein has translation MDQQMIVAGYVSDSKLSELTHDHLMKLTHLNIAFGYVKDDQITTAHLQFTNQLQEMKAMYPNLTLMLSVGGWGNGGFSEAASTEEGRQKFAASAVQVVTDFPFDGIDLDWEYPCYSEADIEASPDDKCNFTLLLKTIRDALDVKGTADGRHFLLTIAAGADQYYIDGTEMDQVQQYLDFIQLMTYDMRGGFQILTGHHTNLFHTTGDLYRISTEASVNMFIQAGVPREKIVIGVAFYSRMWKQVPNKNHGFLQMAGTTGGYGPEYTELFANYINQNGYTRHWDDEAKAPFLFNGDTFISYDDVDSITHKCEYVKRENLAGAMFWEYSCDRTHTLLDALYAGLYESVK, from the coding sequence ATGGATCAACAAATGATTGTAGCAGGCTACGTGAGTGATTCCAAACTATCTGAGTTAACGCATGACCACTTGATGAAATTAACGCATCTCAACATTGCATTTGGTTATGTGAAGGATGATCAGATTACAACAGCACATTTGCAATTCACGAACCAGCTACAAGAGATGAAAGCGATGTATCCGAATCTGACGCTAATGCTCTCCGTTGGCGGATGGGGGAATGGGGGCTTCTCTGAGGCCGCTTCTACCGAAGAAGGACGTCAGAAATTTGCAGCTTCGGCTGTGCAAGTGGTAACAGATTTCCCGTTCGATGGAATAGATTTGGATTGGGAATATCCTTGTTACAGTGAAGCGGATATTGAAGCGTCTCCGGATGATAAATGCAATTTCACACTGCTATTAAAGACAATTCGAGATGCACTAGATGTGAAAGGTACAGCGGATGGCAGACATTTCTTGCTTACGATTGCGGCAGGTGCTGATCAGTATTACATAGATGGCACCGAGATGGATCAAGTGCAGCAATATTTGGATTTTATACAGCTGATGACCTACGATATGCGTGGCGGATTCCAGATTCTAACGGGACATCATACGAATTTATTTCATACGACAGGAGATTTGTATCGTATCAGTACAGAGGCATCGGTGAATATGTTCATTCAGGCAGGCGTGCCCCGAGAGAAAATCGTCATTGGCGTGGCGTTCTATTCCCGAATGTGGAAGCAGGTGCCTAATAAGAATCATGGATTTCTACAAATGGCGGGCACAACAGGTGGCTATGGCCCAGAATATACAGAACTGTTTGCTAATTACATCAATCAGAATGGCTACACACGACATTGGGACGATGAGGCCAAAGCACCGTTTTTATTTAATGGAGACACGTTTATTTCCTATGATGACGTGGATTCTATCACACATAAATGTGAGTATGTCAAACGTGAAAACCTTGCGGGTGCCATGTTCTGGGAATATAGCTGTGATAGGACACACACGTTGCTTGATGCACTGTATGCAGGCTTATATGAGAGCGTGAAGTGA